The following proteins are co-located in the Deinococcus metallilatus genome:
- the fabG gene encoding 3-oxoacyl-[acyl-carrier-protein] reductase: MTQPQKIALVTGSSRGLGRAMALALARAGFGVAVHYGRNQAEAEKVAGEIRALGVPAQVFGADLTDPANAGTLVDTVIKELGRLDVLVNNAGITRDTLAIRMKDDDWNAVLDTNLTSAFTASRAALKHMMRARSGRIINIASVVGLMGNPGQANYVASKAGLIGLTKALAKEYGARGITVNAIAPGFIESDMTAQLPEDVQKAYLGSIPLARFGQPEEVAALVAFLASDAAGYITGQVIGVDGGLYPH; the protein is encoded by the coding sequence ATGACCCAACCCCAGAAAATCGCCCTCGTGACCGGTTCCAGCCGGGGCCTGGGCCGCGCGATGGCCCTCGCCCTTGCCCGCGCGGGCTTCGGCGTGGCCGTGCATTACGGGCGCAACCAGGCGGAAGCCGAGAAGGTGGCGGGCGAGATTCGCGCCCTGGGTGTGCCCGCGCAGGTCTTCGGCGCCGACCTCACCGACCCCGCGAACGCCGGGACGCTGGTGGACACCGTCATCAAGGAGTTGGGCCGCCTGGACGTGCTGGTGAACAACGCCGGGATCACCCGCGATACCCTCGCCATCCGGATGAAGGACGACGACTGGAACGCGGTGCTGGACACCAATCTGACCAGCGCCTTCACCGCCAGCCGCGCGGCCCTGAAGCACATGATGCGGGCGCGCTCGGGCCGCATCATCAACATCGCCAGCGTGGTCGGCTTGATGGGCAACCCCGGTCAGGCGAATTACGTCGCCAGCAAGGCGGGATTGATCGGCCTGACCAAGGCCCTCGCCAAGGAGTACGGGGCGCGCGGTATCACCGTGAACGCCATCGCGCCCGGCTTCATCGAGTCCGACATGACGGCGCAGCTTCCCGAAGACGTGCAGAAGGCTTACCTGGGAAGCATTCCCCTCGCCCGTTTCGGCCAGCCGGAGGAGGTCGCGGCGCTCGTTGCCTTCCTGGCGTCCGACGCCGCCGGGTATATCACCGGGCAGGTGATCGGCGTGGACGGCGGGCTTTATCCGCACTGA
- the acpP gene encoding acyl carrier protein gives MATFEDVKEVIVDKLGVDADKVTPDARFVEDLGADSLETVELIMGLEDRFGVSISDEDAEKIRTVQAAVDYIGSKQ, from the coding sequence ATGGCGACATTTGAAGATGTGAAGGAAGTGATCGTCGACAAGCTCGGCGTGGACGCGGACAAGGTGACGCCGGACGCGCGCTTCGTCGAGGACCTGGGCGCGGACAGCCTGGAAACCGTCGAGCTGATCATGGGGCTCGAAGACCGCTTCGGGGTCAGCATCAGCGACGAGGACGCGGAAAAGATCCGCACCGTGCAGGCCGCCGTCGATTACATCGGCTCGAAGCAGTAA
- the ppk1 gene encoding polyphosphate kinase 1, with protein MPVPPAKGTRRRKSARAATLPFEGARTFSTVANPESAFLNRELSWLAFNGRVLAEARDERNPPLERLKYAAICGSNLDEFFMVRVAGVHRQIAAGVQTPSPDGLLPRETLALVRERTHTMLRQIEKAARRTLKDLMAQGVRLVRVSDLGKRARAALREHYLSEIQPVLTPLVVDPSHPFPYLSNLSLNLAVLLDGGEGEEPDFARVKVPVGVLPRVVPVGDNLLLLEDVIAAHLNELFKGRRVLAAHTFRVTRNTDYEFEEEEAEDLLATIEDGLRRRRFGSAVRLEVMQDTPPAIITFLQERLRLDPEDIFLLEGPLGTADLMSLPVDRPDLSFPPYAPAVPDLDGDEENGIFDTLRQGDVLLHHPYDGFQGVLNFLEEAARDPQVLAIKQTLYRTGDDPRLLGALRTAAENGKQVVALIELKARFDEQRNISWARKLERAGAHVVYGMAGLKTHAKVTLVVRREEGGLRRYVHIGTGNYNPKTARLYTDLSLLSADPDLGADVSELFNHLTGYAEAGYTRLLVAPDTARSSFEALLDREAQHAQAGEEAWVRVKVNQLTDPGMIEALYRAAQAGVRVELIIRGVCCLRPGVPGLSETVRVRSLLGRYLEHARIYAFANAGSPEVYFGSADWMSRNLDRRVEVIAPVLDDRHRDHLLRLLDTEWADERGSWELGADGVYEKLSGDFSAQQAFADARHPA; from the coding sequence GTGCCCGTCCCCCCCGCCAAGGGGACGCGGCGCAGGAAGTCCGCCCGCGCCGCCACGCTTCCCTTCGAGGGGGCGCGGACCTTCAGCACGGTCGCCAACCCGGAGAGCGCCTTTCTGAACCGCGAACTCTCCTGGCTGGCCTTCAACGGGCGTGTGCTGGCCGAGGCGCGGGACGAGCGCAACCCGCCGCTGGAGCGCCTGAAGTACGCGGCGATCTGCGGCAGCAACCTCGACGAGTTCTTTATGGTGCGCGTGGCGGGCGTTCACCGGCAGATCGCGGCGGGGGTGCAGACCCCCAGCCCCGACGGTCTGCTGCCGCGCGAGACGCTGGCCCTGGTGCGCGAGCGGACGCACACCATGCTGCGCCAGATCGAGAAGGCCGCGCGGAGGACCCTCAAGGACCTGATGGCCCAGGGCGTGCGGCTGGTGCGCGTCTCGGACCTGGGCAAGCGGGCGCGGGCGGCGCTGCGCGAACACTACCTCTCGGAAATCCAGCCGGTGTTGACGCCGCTGGTGGTGGACCCCAGCCATCCTTTTCCGTACCTCAGCAACCTCAGCCTGAACCTGGCGGTGCTGCTGGACGGCGGCGAGGGCGAGGAGCCGGATTTCGCGCGGGTCAAGGTGCCGGTGGGCGTCTTGCCCCGGGTCGTGCCGGTCGGGGACAACCTCCTGCTGCTGGAAGACGTGATCGCCGCGCACCTGAATGAGCTGTTCAAGGGCCGCCGCGTGCTGGCCGCCCACACCTTCCGCGTGACCCGCAACACCGACTACGAGTTCGAGGAGGAGGAGGCCGAGGACCTGCTCGCCACCATCGAGGATGGCCTGCGGCGGCGGCGCTTCGGGTCGGCGGTGCGGCTGGAGGTGATGCAGGACACGCCTCCCGCCATCATCACCTTCCTGCAAGAACGGCTGCGGCTGGATCCGGAAGACATCTTTTTGCTGGAGGGACCGCTGGGCACCGCCGACCTGATGAGCCTGCCGGTGGATCGCCCCGACCTGAGCTTCCCGCCCTACGCGCCCGCCGTGCCCGACCTCGACGGCGACGAGGAAAACGGCATCTTCGACACGCTGCGCCAGGGGGACGTGCTGCTGCACCATCCCTACGACGGCTTTCAGGGCGTCCTGAACTTTCTGGAGGAGGCCGCCCGCGACCCGCAGGTGCTGGCGATCAAGCAGACGCTCTACCGCACCGGCGACGATCCCCGCCTGCTGGGTGCCCTGCGGACCGCCGCCGAGAACGGCAAGCAGGTGGTGGCCCTGATCGAACTCAAGGCCCGCTTCGACGAGCAGCGCAACATCTCCTGGGCGCGCAAACTGGAACGTGCCGGAGCACACGTCGTCTACGGGATGGCGGGCCTGAAGACGCACGCGAAGGTCACGCTGGTCGTCCGGCGCGAGGAGGGGGGCCTGCGCCGGTACGTCCACATTGGCACCGGCAACTACAACCCCAAGACCGCGCGGCTGTACACCGACCTCAGCCTGCTCAGCGCCGATCCCGACCTGGGCGCGGACGTGTCCGAACTGTTCAACCACCTGACCGGGTACGCCGAGGCCGGGTATACCCGCCTGCTGGTGGCCCCCGACACGGCCCGCAGCAGTTTCGAGGCGCTGCTGGACCGCGAGGCCCAGCACGCGCAGGCCGGAGAGGAGGCCTGGGTGCGGGTCAAGGTCAACCAGCTCACCGACCCCGGCATGATCGAGGCGCTGTACCGGGCCGCGCAGGCGGGCGTGCGGGTCGAGCTGATCATCCGGGGGGTGTGCTGCCTGCGCCCCGGCGTCCCCGGCCTTTCCGAGACGGTGCGTGTCCGCAGCCTGCTGGGCCGCTACCTGGAACACGCCCGCATCTACGCCTTCGCCAATGCGGGCAGCCCCGAGGTCTATTTCGGCAGCGCCGACTGGATGAGCCGCAACCTCGACCGCCGCGTGGAGGTGATCGCCCCGGTGCTCGACGACCGCCACCGGGACCACCTGCTGCGCCTGCTGGACACCGAATGGGCCGACGAGCGCGGCTCCTGGGAACTGGGCGCGGACGGCGTGTACGAGAAGCTGTCGGGCGACTTCAGCGCCCAGCAGGCCTTCGCGGACGCGCGGCACCCGGCCTGA
- the fabF gene encoding beta-ketoacyl-ACP synthase II, whose amino-acid sequence MTTTGLRRVAITGLGPVTPIGTGAQAFAEAQRAGRSGIGPITRFDTAEVASKIAGEVNDDLGEFVDPREARKLDRYVQLALAAAELAVRDSGLTEEELRGERTGTLLGSGIGGVKTFEEQAGVLHARGPGRISPMFIPMMIANMSTGHVAMRYGATGPSSTVVTACATGTGAIGDAARYIQLGLADVMIAGGSEAAVTPIAVGGFSNMKALSTRNDAPQEASRPFSASRDGFVLGEGAGVVILEDLDKAKARGATIYAEIVGYGTSADAHHVTLPAPEGRGAQVAMRMALATAGVNPEQVGYINAHGTSTHFNDLHETQGIKHVFGAHAHDLAVSSTKSMTGHLLGAAGAVEAIAVAQALKDGILPPTINLTDPDPVLDLDYIPEGAREQQVEYALSNSFAFGGQNAALLFKRV is encoded by the coding sequence ATGACAACCACAGGACTGAGAAGGGTGGCGATCACGGGCCTGGGACCGGTGACGCCCATCGGAACCGGGGCGCAGGCGTTCGCGGAAGCGCAGCGCGCGGGGAGGAGCGGCATCGGGCCGATCACCCGCTTCGACACGGCCGAGGTCGCCAGCAAGATCGCGGGCGAGGTGAATGACGACCTGGGCGAGTTCGTGGACCCCCGCGAGGCGCGCAAGCTCGACCGTTATGTCCAGCTCGCGCTGGCGGCCGCCGAACTCGCCGTGCGCGACAGCGGCCTGACCGAGGAGGAGCTGCGCGGCGAGCGCACCGGGACCCTGCTGGGCAGCGGCATCGGCGGCGTGAAGACTTTCGAGGAGCAGGCGGGCGTGCTGCACGCGCGCGGCCCCGGCCGCATCAGCCCGATGTTCATCCCGATGATGATCGCCAACATGTCGACCGGGCACGTCGCCATGCGCTACGGCGCCACCGGACCGAGCAGCACGGTCGTCACCGCCTGCGCCACCGGGACCGGGGCTATTGGGGACGCGGCGCGGTACATCCAGCTCGGCCTGGCCGACGTGATGATCGCGGGCGGCAGCGAGGCGGCGGTCACGCCCATCGCCGTCGGTGGCTTTTCCAACATGAAGGCCCTCAGCACCCGCAACGACGCGCCGCAGGAGGCCAGCCGTCCCTTCAGCGCCAGCCGGGACGGCTTCGTGCTGGGGGAGGGCGCGGGCGTGGTGATTCTGGAGGACCTGGACAAGGCCAAAGCGCGCGGCGCGACCATCTACGCCGAGATCGTCGGCTACGGCACCAGCGCCGACGCGCACCACGTCACGCTTCCGGCGCCGGAAGGCCGCGGCGCGCAGGTCGCCATGCGGATGGCCCTCGCCACGGCGGGCGTGAATCCCGAACAGGTCGGCTACATCAACGCGCACGGCACCAGCACGCACTTCAACGACCTCCACGAGACGCAGGGGATCAAGCACGTGTTCGGCGCCCACGCGCACGACCTCGCCGTCAGCTCCACCAAGTCGATGACCGGGCACCTGCTGGGCGCGGCGGGCGCAGTCGAGGCCATCGCGGTCGCGCAGGCCCTCAAGGACGGCATCTTGCCCCCCACCATCAACCTGACCGACCCCGATCCGGTTCTCGACCTCGACTACATCCCCGAGGGGGCGCGGGAACAGCAGGTGGAGTACGCCCTCAGCAACTCCTTCGCCTTCGGCGGGCAGAACGCGGCGCTGCTGTTCAAGCGGGTCTGA